CCAATATAAATAGCAATCGATTATGGCGGACTTTAATGGAATTGGGAAAAATCGGGGCAAATTGTGAAGAAGCAGAGGGGGTAACTCGTCTCTCATTAAGTCGAGAAGAGCTAGAAGGTAAGCACTATATTTATCAACTCATGGAAGAGGTAGGATTGAATGTTCACATAGATGCTGTAGGCAATGTCATAGGCAAATTACAAGGGTCTGATCCTCAAGCACCTGTTGTGATGGTAGGGTCTCACACGGACACAGTCTTCAATGGTGGACGATTTGATGGTGCGTTAGGAGTACTAGGGGCAATTGAAGCCGTTAGGACAATAAAAGAAACCAATATCGCTCTTACTCATACCATTGAAATTGTTTCTTTTACAGATGAAGAAGGCTCTCGATTTGGCACAGGTTATATAGGGAGTAAGGCCATGGCAGGAATGTTAAAAGAAACGATTTTTGACTTGAAAGATAAAGATGGCGTGAGTTATCATCAAGCATTTATTGATGCCCAGCTTAATCCAGAAAAATATAAAGAAGTAATCCGTAAGCCAGAGGACATTAAAGCCTATATTGAAATGCATATTGAGCAAGCGAAAGTATTGGAAGAATTAGATTTGCCAATAGGGATTGTAACCGATATTCAAGGGCCAGTATGGCTCGAGGTCACATTAGAAGGGGCAGCGGACCATGCTGGTGCCACACCGATGACGATGAGAAAGGATGTAGCTGTAGCAGTAGCGGAAATCGTCCTTGCTGTTGAAAAAATTGCATTGACCTATCATGGTGTAGCAACGGTAGGTGTTATCACTCTTGAACCAGGGGGCGTTAATGTTATTCCTGGTAGGGCAGTTTTCTCCATTGATGTACGCCATGGTGATAAAGGGATTCGACAAAAAATGATTAACGATATTTATGAAAAAATAGAATCTACTTGTAAAAAACGCAGATTAACGTCACGTATAGATGTGAAAAAGGAGGTTGACCCTGCTACTTGTTCACCAGAAATCGTCACTCTTTTAGAGGAAATGTGTCACACATTACACTATCCAGTTAAAAAGCTTCCGTGTGGTGCAGGACATGATTCATTAATCATGTCTAAGATGACAGACATAGGGATGATTTTTGTGCGTTCTAAAGATGGCATTAGTCACAATCCGAAAGAATGGAGCAGTCAATCAGATTGTGCGATCGGTACAGAACTCTTGTTTCATACATTAGTTAAACTTGCGCAATAGGGGGGATAGAAGATGAAACAGACACATGAATTAATGGTTCCACCGCGGACGATAATGACACCAGGACCAGTGGAAGTAGAGCCAAGTGTATTGCGTGCCATGTCATCTACAATATTAGGTCAATTTGATCCCAATTTTACGTCTATTATGAACGAGACGATGGCCATGCTAAGGAGCGTATTGCAAACAGATAACCATTGGGCCTTTCCTGTAGATGGCACTTCACGAGCGGGAATTGAGGCGATGCTTTGTAGTGTGATTGAAGAAGGAGATGCTGTATTAGTACCTTGTTTTGGTAGATTTGGCTATCTACTAACTGAAATTGCTGAACGGTGCGGTGCTGACGTTCATACTATGGAGTGCGAATGGGGGACCGTGTTTGAGCCAGAAGACATCATTACTAAAATTGATGAGTTAGAACCGAAAGTGGTTGCCATCGTGCATGGGGATACGTCAACGGGACGCATGCAACCATTAAAAAAAGTTGGTGAAGCATGTCGTGAACGAGGCGTTTTGCTTATCGTTGATGCTGTTGCCACAGTGGCTGGAACAGAGGTGAAAACGGATGAATGGATGATCGATGGCTTAATTACCGGGACACAAAAGTGTCTATCCGTTCCAGCTGGAATGGCTCCCTTAACATATAACGATCGAATTGAAGCCATTTTACACCAACGAAAGTCGATTGAAAAAGGTCTTTTGACAGCCCATACTGTGGTTTCTCATCGTCGAATCAGAAGTAATTATTTAGACTTAAGCCAGTTGCAAGATTACTGGAGTCCAGCAAGGTTAAATCACCATACTGAAGCGACATCTATGTTATATGGTTTATATGAAGGATTACGGATGATTTTAACTGAAGGACTAAATGCACGTTTTAAGCGGCATAAACTTAACGAGATGGCTTTAGTAGCAGGTTTACAAGCTATGAAACTTGAATTATTTGGTGATGCCTCTTGTAAACTACCGATGGTGACGTGTGTCGTCATTCCACCGAACGTAGATGGAGAGTGTGTTCGTGCCATGCTATTAGAAGAGTTTGGTATCGAAATTGCCAGTTCATTTGGAGTATTACACGGTAAAATTTGGCGTATAGGGACAATGGGGTATAGTTGTCAAAAAAGAAACGTATTAATGACCTTAGCAGCGTTAGAAGCGGTATTGGTTCGGCAAGAGGCTAATATTTCAAAAGGTGAAGCCGTTCAAGCTGCGATGGATGTCTACAAAGAAATGGAGCTGACAAACCCTGCTGGAAGACCGTGACACACATGTGCTAGAAAAGAGACATATAAAGTATACTCTTCCATGACGGTTAACCGATTATCTAACTTGCTTTATGTATGGGTATTCTATGTGACTGTTGCAAAGCGCCAACGGTAACGATAAAATGACTAAATACATGAAAAAGTCAGATAATTTAACAAAGGAGCTTGCATCTACAATGAAGTTAATAGAACAAATTAGTCTCACAGTAAGTAAGTACTTTGCTTTAATCGTTATACTAGTGGCTGCTATCGCCTTTTTCGTCCCTAATGCATTCACATGGATTGGAGTTTATATTCCGATTTTATTAGGTGTCATTATGTTCGGGATGGGAACGACGATGACATTAGCTGATTTTAAAGTGATCGTGCAAAAACCTGCACCTATCATCATTGGGTTATTAGCTCAGTTTTTAGTGATGCCGCTAATCGCTTTTGCACTTGCGTATGTGATGAATTTGCCGCCTGAACTGGCAGCTGGACTCGTTTTAGTAGGAGCTTGTCCTGGAGGGACTGCGTCTAATGTTATGGTGTATTTGTCACGGGGGGATGTACCAACGTCAGTAGCAATGACTTCTGTCTCAACAATGTTAGCGCCTTTATTAACGCCTTTTATCGTCCTTGTATTAGCAGGACAATGGCTCCCAGTCGGTTTTGGAGACATGTTGATGTCGATTATACAAGTCATTATTATTCCTATCAGTTTGGGGATTATCGTGCGGAAGTTAGTGCCTAAAGCAGTTGAGAATGGGCAAAAGGTGTTACCGCTTGTTTCTGTTATAGCGATTATGCTTATTGTGACGGCTGTTGTAGCAGCAAATGCACAGAATATTTTAACCTCAGGTTTTATGGTCTTAACAGCTGTCATATTACATAACGGTTTTGGCTTAATTTTTGGTTATGTTATAGCCAAATGGGCAAAGCTGGATGAAACGAAACGACGGGCTATTTCCATAGAGGTAGGTATGCAAAACTCTGGATTAGGGGCAGCCCTGGCTACAGCCCACTTTAGCCCATTAGCAGCGCTACCAAGTGCTCTCTTTTCCGTTTGGCATAATATATCAGGTCCTTTACTCGTGTCATTTTGGAGTAAGGACCGTAAACAATAGTACTAATGTCGTTATAAAAGAGATTGAGCCCCATCAATATACACTTCTGTTCCGGTAATATGGCTAGCCGCGTCGGAAGCAAGAAATGTAACGAGATCAGCAATTTGCTGGGAAGAGCCTGGTTTATGCTCTAGGGGTAAATTGCCTTCCGGATATTCAACGGGTATTTTTACTTTAGATAATTTTTGACGTTCATGATGGGTATTTTCACCAATATTGGTTTTGGTAGCCCCGGGGCAGATCACATTCACTCTAATGTGATAACCAGCTAGTTCAAGGGCTGCCATTTTTGCAAAAGCAACTTGGCCAGCCTTTGAGCTGCTGTAAGCTGACATACCGAATCCAGAAAATACTCTATTGCCATTAATCGAACTTGTAATAATGATACTGCCGCCTCTCTCTTTCAGAAACGGGACAGCATATTTAACAGTCAGGAACGTGCTTTTTAAATTGGTTGATAAGGTACGATCCCATTCCGCAGGAGGCATGTCTTCGATTGGTGTTATGACACCGTTAATCCCTGCATTAGCAAAGACAATATCTATTTTTCCAAAGGTGTTAATAGTGTCATCAAATGCTTGCTTCACTTCCTCAGGCTGGGAAACATCAGCTTCACATAATAGTGCTTTACCTCCTAACGCTTCAATTTCTTTTTCTGTCTCTTGAGCATCCGTTTTATTTAAGTCAATAAGACAGACCGAGGCCCCTTGTTTTGCCAACCCTAAGGCAGATGCTTTCCCAATACCTGAACCGCCCCCTGTAATAACAGCCACTTTTTTTTCTAAAGATGAAAAGGTACTCACCGTCATTCCTCATTTCCTGCTAAGTTTGATTAAACCAGCGAACGTAATCTGTTACAGTGTTATTTTTCCTTAATAATTCCATAATAAACAAAAAAATCATTTATACGTAGAAAATTTAACATACTTTATTTTTAAGCACTAAACATCTATAAGGGAGAGTGATAGTTTTATAGAATAGTAAAAGTTAATAATGTATGTAATAAAAATACAAATTTAATTAGAAAATTTTAAACTATTAATATAATTTATTAATCTATACATAAGATATTCAATATAGTGATTCAAGCGAATTAACACGTTAAACTGAAAAAGTGATGATATATTTATATAATAAATTATTCATAACAAGAAGTTTTTTTATTAGTTTTACGTAGTATTCTGAAATCTGAAATATTCAGAAAAAATATTTACTTCTCGTAATTTATATGATAAATTATCTAAAGATTAGCAACAATTACACATAATATTTTACAAAAACTCAAAAAGTTTTGGGATTGAGGAGCTTCTATACATATACATGGATAATATTGATATGTAAGCGAAAACACTCCCTGGTGTAATTTAACATAAAAGGTGGTGGTATCATGTCCGTATTATTAGATGTGAAAGACTTACAAACTCACTTTATTAGTAAAAAGCAGATTGTTAAAGCAGTGGATGGTATTGATATTACAATCAATCGTGGTGAAACAGTCGCTTTGGTAGGTGAGTCTGGTTCCGGTAAAAGTATGACCTCTCTTTCACTTATGCAACTTGTCCCCTCTCCAGGTGGGAAGATAGTTGGAGGGGAAGTGAATTTCAACGGTAAAGATTTACTCACTTTAAAAGAAAAAGAGATGAGAAAAGTTCGTGGGAATGATATATCCATGATCTTTCAAGAGCCGATGACCTCTCTTAACCCTGTTTTGACGATTGGTGAGCAAGTGATGGAAGTGCTTCTCTATCATAAAAAGATGACGAAGGAGCAAGCGAGAAAAAAAGCGGTAGAATTGTTGAAAATTGTAGGGTTTTCTCGTGCTGAAGACATAATAAAAGATTATCCCCACCGACTCTCAGGTGGTATGAGACAGCGTGTCATGATTGCGATGGCAATGAGTTGTGATCCAAAGCTATTGATCGCTGACGAACCGACTACAGCTCTCGATGTTACTATTCAGGCTCAAATCCTTGAGTTAATGAAAGACTTAACAAAGCAATTTGATACCTCTATTTTACTGATTACTCATGACTTAGGCGTAGTGTCAGAAATCGCAGACCATGTCGTTGTGATGTACGCAGGTCAAGTGGTTGAGAATGCGCCTGTAGACAAATTGTTTGATGAACCATTACACCCCTATACGCAAGGATTACTTGATTCCATACCAGCTATAGAAGGCAATATAGAACGACTAAAATCAATAAAAGGAAATGTTCCTCTTCCAGACGAGATGCCTAAAGGATGCCGTTTTGCCCCGAGATGTCCTAAGGTGTTTGACAAATGCTTGACTGCCAATCCTGAGCTGCTAAAAGCAGCGCCTGGACAAAAGGTACGATGCTTTTTGTATGATCAAGAAGGAGAGGAATCCACATGACTCAAAATCACAATCACACCATAGACACTCATCGACAAGAGGAACGCAATGTCACTCATTCAGAGACCATTCTAGAAGTAAACAACTTAAAAAAACACTTTCCAATTAAAACAGGGGTCCTTCAACGTGAAACAGGAGTTGTGAAAGCTGTTGACGGTGCCCATTTTTCAGTTAAAAAAGGTGAAACAATCGGAATAGTTGGCGAATCAGGCTGTGGTAAATCCACCACAGGTCGAACAATTATTAGACTGTACGAGCCTACGGAAGGCCAGATCATTTATAAAGGTCAAGATATTGCTCACCTAAAAGAAAAAGAAATGCGAGGGACGATACGGCGAGATATTCAAATGATTTTTCAAGATCCATTTGCGTCCCTAAATCCTAGGAAAACACTAGGAAGCATTTTATATGAACCGTTTAAAGTACATAAAATGTATAGCCACAAAGAACGAGAAGAACGGATAGGGTATCTTCTTGAAACGGTGGGATTAGATGCGTCCTTTAAAAGTAGATACCCCCATGAGTTTTCTGGAGGACAGCGGCAGCGAATCGGGATTGCGAGGGCATTGACTACTCAGCCTGATTTAATTATTGCTGATGAACCGGTTTCTGCTCTTGATGTATCTATTCAGGCACAAATCATTAATTTACTTGAAGATTTACAAGATGATTTAGGGCTGACGTATGTTTTTATTTCACACGATTTAAGTGTAGTTCGTCATATTGCGGACAGAGTTGGCGTAATGTATTTAGGGAATATGATGGAACTGGCTTCAAAGGAAGATCTTTATGCTGAGCCTCTCCACCCTTATACGAGAGCTTTACTATCAGCTGTGCCAGTCCCGAGGAGAAAAGGGACGGAAAAGCGAGAAAAAATTGTGTTACAAGGTGATTTACCTAGCCCATCAAACCCACCATCAGGCTGTGTGTTTCATACGAGATGTCCAGAGGCGATGGAAGAGTGTAAAAAAGTGGTACCAGTTTTTGAAGAAAAGCGACAAAATCATTTTGTTGCGTGTCATTTATATAAGAAAGCTTAACTATTGAAAGGAGGTGTCCCAGCACCTTTAGAATGGTCAAACTTGCGAATTCTTACTTAATTTTAAAAAAACAAGGAGGGGTTATGTTGAGAGGGAAGAAACATATTTGGAGTTTAGCGGCAACGACACTTGCTATGTCGGCTATTCTAGCTGCATGTGGTGGAGACAACAATTTAGAAGATGCGATGCAAGACGAGCGAAACAATGAAGAGGCTAACAATGCAGAAGACAATGCTAATAATGACGCCACTGAAGGAGAACCGCAAGAAGGCGGTGATATCACGATTGGTGTCATCAGTGATCCGGTATCGTTCATGACGACCCACTCACAAGATACGTCTAGTGGAGATATTGAAGATATGATTTACAGTCAACTCGTCCGTGTTGATGAAAATATTGAAATGCAGCCTGAATTAGCCATTGATTGGGAAGAATCAGATGATGGTTTAACCTATACCTTCGATATTCATGAAGGTGTGACGTTCCATGACGGGGAACCGTTAACTGCTGAAGATGTAGAATTTACGTTTAATATTTTCATTGATGAAGACTATACTGGTCCTCGTTCAGGTTATTTCAGTGCACTTGATGAGGTCGAAGCACTTGACGAGACAACTGTTGAGTTCCGTTTAAGTGAACCAGATGCTCGATTTATTTCCAACATTGGATTTGGTATTTTACCTAAGCATATCCTAGAAGATGTCAGTGCGGCAGACCTTGAAGAACACGAGTTTGGACGCAATCCAATCGGCTCAGGTCCATACCAATTTGATTCTTGGGAGGATGGCCAATACGTTCAGCTGACAGCCTTTGAAGATTATTGGGAAGGGGCTCCGAATTTAGATCGCATAACGTTAAGTATCGTCGGTGATCAAAACGCACTAATGGCCCAAATTGAAGGCGGCGATGTGGACTTAGGAATTATTCCAGCTACTGATTATTCAACAGCAGAAGGCTGGGAAGAGCAAGGATTAATTAATTTACAGTCGACGTTAGGTTACAGCTATAACTATATGGGTTACAACCTTCGTTTAGATATGTTCTCTGATAAAGAAACACGTCAAGCGTTAACCCATGCGATTGATCGGCAAACAATTATCGAACAAGTGGGACAAGGGCAAGGTGACGTGGCTCATGGTCCTGTGAGTCCGCTTAGCTGGGCTTATCCAGATGAGATGCCAGAATTTGAATATGATCCAGAGAAAGCGCGCGACTTACTGGCAGAAGCCGGTTGGGAAGAAGGCGCAGATGGTATTCTTGAGCGTGACGGTGAACGCTTCTCTTTCACGCTAAAAACTAATTCAGGTAACCAAATTCGTGAAGACATCTCTGTTGTCATCCAGTCGATGTTAAATGAGGTTGGTGTTGAAGTAGAAGTGGAGTACGTAGAGTGGGGAGCATTCCTTGATCAAATCAATCCACCGAACTTTGACTTTGATGCAGTTATACTAGGTTGGGCTTTAGGAACTGACCCTGACCCAGGAGCGATCTGGCATTCAAAAGAAATTGAAGCGGGATTAAATAACATTGCATACGCTCGTGACGATGTGGATGAGTTGATCGATCAAAACGTTTCAATCGTAGATCGGGATGAGCGAGCGGAAGCGCTTCATGAGATCTTTGAAACGATTGCAGAGGATCAACCATACACGTTCCTTTACTATCCGAACGATTTAAAAGCAATTCCGCCAAATCTTGAAGGGTTCGTTCATCATCCACGTTTGAATTTTTACCGCCCACAAGATTGGTATTATTCAGAATAAATCAATTTATCACAGGTAATCGTCCGTAAAACTCCCGACTCAAAATAGTGAGCAGAGCTAAAGCTATTTAGTCGGGGGCTAACGGACGTTCATGATCTGATTAAAGCTTAGCTTTATAACGTTCGTCATTTGTAAAAGTTAGTTTTAAGACATGCAGACGGGAAGGGCTTCTATTGTATTTGGAATGCTGACTACTTTAGAGCCTTCCTGTTCTTATTTAAAAATATGTATATGGGCTTGGTTTATAAGATAGTGCATATACAGAGGGTAAATGTGTTGTTGGCAGATTTTCTTTATCCTATCAAAAGAAAATAGAGCCCTTATATAAGTGATAGTATAAGTAAAGTTACGCCATCAAAGCCCTTCTTTAGAAAGGGACATGTAATAGCTACATAAACTCACTAAACAAGAAAAGGAGGCAGATCATGCTTTCGTATATCATACGACGTGTTATTATGGCCATCCCAATATTAATCGGTATTTCAATTCTTACGTTTTCGGTGATGCATTTGGCTCCAGGAAGTCCTTCTTCCATGATGATGTCACCTGATATTAGTCCTGAAGTGAGGGAAGCATTTGAAGAAAGATACGGGTTAAACGATCCGATTCCAGTTCAATATGTGAAGTGGATGGGAGCGATGCTTCAAGGTGATATGGGGTATTCACTTGTTAGAATTGGGATGCCTGTGAGTGAAATGATTATGAACCGATTGCCAAATACTTTGATTCTCATGGGAGCTTCTACGATTCTAGCAATACTGATTTCAATTCCATTAGGAATCGTATCTGCCCGTAGACAGTATTCGTTAACGGATTACTCGGTGACTGTTGCGGCATTTGTAGGAGTGGCGACACCTAACTTTTGGATCGGGCTATTATTAATTATGTTTTTCTCTGTTAATTTAGGCTGGATGCCATCCGGAGGAATAGCTACGCTTAATGAGCCGTTTAGTATTTTAGACAGGCTTCATCATTTATTGATGCCTGCCTTAGTATTGGCGACAGCTGATATGGCCGGACTCACTCGTTACAGTCGGTCCAGTATGCTTGAGGTCATTCAACAGGATTACATGCGGACCGCTAGAGCGAAAGGGTTTAAAGAGAACACAGTCATTTACAAACATGGGCTGCGTAACGGATTAATTCCTATTATTACAATTTTCGGCTTAATGCTGCCGTCCTTCTTTGCAGGGTCTGTTGTTGTGGAAAGAATTTTTTCTTGGCCAGGGATAGGTGACTTACTTATCGGGTCAGTATTTCAACGTGACTACCCTGTCATTATGGGAATCACTATGATCTCCGCAGTGTTAGTGGTGGTCGGGAATCTGTTGGCAGACATTGCTTATGCCATTTTTGACCCGAGAATTGAGTATTAAGGAGGCACGGTCATATGCAACAAGAACCAGTTAAAATGCCATCAATGACACCACCGGAAGGCCCGGCAGAACATAAATTAAAGAAAAAACCAGAAACAATGACACGTATTATTTTGAAAAAGTTCTTTAAGAATAAATTAGCCGTTGTAGGTGGGATCGTGCTGTTGATTATTGTAACGATGGCTGTTTTCGCCCCTTTAATCGCACCGCAAGACCCTCGTAATGTAGAGATGGACTTGCTGAACAGACTGGCACCACCTAGTACGGAATTTATTATGGGAACGGATGATTTCGGTCGAGATATATTCAGTCGTGTGTTATACGGAGCAAGAGTTTCCTTACTCGTTGGGTTTTTAGCTATGCTTGGGGGCGCTATAATTGGCACCGTTATGGGATCATTAGCCGGTTATTTCGGAGGACGGATAGATAATTTAATTATGCGACTCGTTGACATTCTTATTTCATTCCCTAATATATTTCTTCTAATTTTACTAATTGCTTTTTTCAGCCCAAGTGTAAGTCTATTAATCATATTTTTAGCTTCACTAGGGTGGATGAGTACAGCCCGACTCGTCCGAGGGGAATTCTTAAGCTTACGTGAAAGAGAGTATGTATTAGCTGCCAAAACGTTAGGTATGAGAACGAATCGGATTATTTTTAATCACATTTTGCCTAATGCACTTGGTCCGATTATCGTTGCTTCCACATTGAGTGTGGGTAACCTTATTATTGTTGAGTCTGTTCTTAGCTTTTTAGGGTTAGGAGTACAGCCGCCAACACCAAGTTGGGGAAACATGTTGCAATCAGCCCAGAACTATACGATTATGAGGGATGCTTGGTGGTACCCTGTATTTCCTGGTTTAATGATATTTATTACTGTATTATCGATTAATTTCGTAGGGGATGGATTGAGAGATGCATTTGATCCTAAAATAAGGTCTTAATTGCTATAACGATAATTTTTCAGATGGTAGAGGTTGATCGTGATGTGGATAAATGCCACTAGCATCAATCTCTATTTTTGTAAGTAGTTCCTTACTAATTAATGGTTCTTTTTAACCCACGCTTAAGGGGCAGTAAAACTCCCATTGATTGAAGCTTAGCTTTATAGACTTTTTTTGAATAAGCATGATAAAATAATAGCTAATAGAAGTGTGTAGAAGATTATGAGAAATACCCATAGGTCTTATGTCAAAGAAGGGATATCCTATGAAACTGAGACTTAAAAAAATATTTGCTGTTTTAGTGGCTATTTTTACCTTGGGATTTTATATCCCGCCAATTGATGTAAGCGATGATGCTGAGAAGGAAACAGATGATGTCCTTTCTTCTACGAATAGCTCGACTGATAAAGAGTCGTTCTTAACGGATATTGGTCAGGAGAACGACCATGAGGAAAGTCTTGCAGATGTGGACTTTTCCGAACTTGAAACGAGTGACAATTATGTTCATCTATTTACTGAACTAGCAAAAGAGCAGACGTTTCATAAATTAGGGCCTCGTATTAGTCATAAGGTAGAGGATGACATTTTACTAGAAGTATTCCCGTCTATGGAAGAAGTGATTACGAGTTTATTAGATGATTTGGATGATGAAGAATATTCTTACTTAGAAATCGATGAACAAACGTCTTCATATTACGGAGAAAAAATTTTTAATATATACGATAATCAGTCAAAAGAAGACGTAGTAAGGTTCCATGTCAGAAGAGATTTACGGCCTAAAGACGGCTACTGGTTTAACTTTCATTACCATTTAAGAGAAGATAATTTTGAAAAACATCATAATTTAGGCGACATCTATTGGGATAAAAATACACCGCCAAAATGGATGACGTAAGACAAGAATGTGCCTCTTGATGAGCACATTCTTTTTATATATGGGGTTTATTTACTTATAGGCAACAATGCTTTTTTATGTAATAAACTGCCTTCACATAGTAGATAAACTGATATTAATGGAAGAAGCTTCTTTTCAAATTTTCTAAGTAGTTTACCGAAATAAATAGGAGCTAGCTATTATGAAATATCGGCCGAAAATTTTCATGTCTAGCTAGTATACTACGAATAGAGCTAATTTACGCACGGATGTTCACTATATAGATCGGTGACTTTCATAGAAAGGGTGGCAGAGGTGACGAGAGAGAAACTATTGATCGTTGAAAATGATGTTTACATAAGAGATATTACAATTACTTATTTACAAAATAACGGATACGATGTTAGTGTTTTGGAAAAAGTGGAGGGAGTCATTGGCTATATAGCTAAAGAGAGTCCCCAGCTCATTATATTAGAAGATTGCTCACCACATCATGAAGGCATTCATTTATGCAAGAAAATTAGGGAAAGCTCAGACGTACCGATTATAATGGTCAGTCATTTAAAGACATCCGTGAATAAAATTAAAGGTTTAAATGCTGGAGCCGATGATTATTTGACAATGCCATACGACCTTGAGGAGCTAGAGGCACGAATAAATGCAAATTTACGAAGAAGTGCCTTTGAGAATAGTGAAAATGCGTATCTTAAAGCAGGCCGGATAACTGTTGATATGAAAAGTTTTCAAGTTTTTTTGGAAGGTGAAAAAATAGCACTCTACGCTAAGGAAATGCAACTATTAATATTTTTTATGAAGCACCCTAACCAAGTTTTTAGTACAGAACAAATTTATAAT
The genomic region above belongs to Bacillus sp. A301a_S52 and contains:
- a CDS encoding Zn-dependent hydrolase gives rise to the protein MVITSNINSNRLWRTLMELGKIGANCEEAEGVTRLSLSREELEGKHYIYQLMEEVGLNVHIDAVGNVIGKLQGSDPQAPVVMVGSHTDTVFNGGRFDGALGVLGAIEAVRTIKETNIALTHTIEIVSFTDEEGSRFGTGYIGSKAMAGMLKETIFDLKDKDGVSYHQAFIDAQLNPEKYKEVIRKPEDIKAYIEMHIEQAKVLEELDLPIGIVTDIQGPVWLEVTLEGAADHAGATPMTMRKDVAVAVAEIVLAVEKIALTYHGVATVGVITLEPGGVNVIPGRAVFSIDVRHGDKGIRQKMINDIYEKIESTCKKRRLTSRIDVKKEVDPATCSPEIVTLLEEMCHTLHYPVKKLPCGAGHDSLIMSKMTDIGMIFVRSKDGISHNPKEWSSQSDCAIGTELLFHTLVKLAQ
- a CDS encoding alanine--glyoxylate aminotransferase family protein; translated protein: MKQTHELMVPPRTIMTPGPVEVEPSVLRAMSSTILGQFDPNFTSIMNETMAMLRSVLQTDNHWAFPVDGTSRAGIEAMLCSVIEEGDAVLVPCFGRFGYLLTEIAERCGADVHTMECEWGTVFEPEDIITKIDELEPKVVAIVHGDTSTGRMQPLKKVGEACRERGVLLIVDAVATVAGTEVKTDEWMIDGLITGTQKCLSVPAGMAPLTYNDRIEAILHQRKSIEKGLLTAHTVVSHRRIRSNYLDLSQLQDYWSPARLNHHTEATSMLYGLYEGLRMILTEGLNARFKRHKLNEMALVAGLQAMKLELFGDASCKLPMVTCVVIPPNVDGECVRAMLLEEFGIEIASSFGVLHGKIWRIGTMGYSCQKRNVLMTLAALEAVLVRQEANISKGEAVQAAMDVYKEMELTNPAGRP
- a CDS encoding bile acid:sodium symporter family protein — protein: MKLIEQISLTVSKYFALIVILVAAIAFFVPNAFTWIGVYIPILLGVIMFGMGTTMTLADFKVIVQKPAPIIIGLLAQFLVMPLIAFALAYVMNLPPELAAGLVLVGACPGGTASNVMVYLSRGDVPTSVAMTSVSTMLAPLLTPFIVLVLAGQWLPVGFGDMLMSIIQVIIIPISLGIIVRKLVPKAVENGQKVLPLVSVIAIMLIVTAVVAANAQNILTSGFMVLTAVILHNGFGLIFGYVIAKWAKLDETKRRAISIEVGMQNSGLGAALATAHFSPLAALPSALFSVWHNISGPLLVSFWSKDRKQ
- a CDS encoding SDR family oxidoreductase, with product MTVSTFSSLEKKVAVITGGGSGIGKASALGLAKQGASVCLIDLNKTDAQETEKEIEALGGKALLCEADVSQPEEVKQAFDDTINTFGKIDIVFANAGINGVITPIEDMPPAEWDRTLSTNLKSTFLTVKYAVPFLKERGGSIIITSSINGNRVFSGFGMSAYSSSKAGQVAFAKMAALELAGYHIRVNVICPGATKTNIGENTHHERQKLSKVKIPVEYPEGNLPLEHKPGSSQQIADLVTFLASDAASHITGTEVYIDGAQSLL
- a CDS encoding ABC transporter ATP-binding protein, giving the protein MSVLLDVKDLQTHFISKKQIVKAVDGIDITINRGETVALVGESGSGKSMTSLSLMQLVPSPGGKIVGGEVNFNGKDLLTLKEKEMRKVRGNDISMIFQEPMTSLNPVLTIGEQVMEVLLYHKKMTKEQARKKAVELLKIVGFSRAEDIIKDYPHRLSGGMRQRVMIAMAMSCDPKLLIADEPTTALDVTIQAQILELMKDLTKQFDTSILLITHDLGVVSEIADHVVVMYAGQVVENAPVDKLFDEPLHPYTQGLLDSIPAIEGNIERLKSIKGNVPLPDEMPKGCRFAPRCPKVFDKCLTANPELLKAAPGQKVRCFLYDQEGEEST
- a CDS encoding dipeptide ABC transporter ATP-binding protein; the encoded protein is MTQNHNHTIDTHRQEERNVTHSETILEVNNLKKHFPIKTGVLQRETGVVKAVDGAHFSVKKGETIGIVGESGCGKSTTGRTIIRLYEPTEGQIIYKGQDIAHLKEKEMRGTIRRDIQMIFQDPFASLNPRKTLGSILYEPFKVHKMYSHKEREERIGYLLETVGLDASFKSRYPHEFSGGQRQRIGIARALTTQPDLIIADEPVSALDVSIQAQIINLLEDLQDDLGLTYVFISHDLSVVRHIADRVGVMYLGNMMELASKEDLYAEPLHPYTRALLSAVPVPRRKGTEKREKIVLQGDLPSPSNPPSGCVFHTRCPEAMEECKKVVPVFEEKRQNHFVACHLYKKA
- a CDS encoding peptide-binding protein, whose product is MLRGKKHIWSLAATTLAMSAILAACGGDNNLEDAMQDERNNEEANNAEDNANNDATEGEPQEGGDITIGVISDPVSFMTTHSQDTSSGDIEDMIYSQLVRVDENIEMQPELAIDWEESDDGLTYTFDIHEGVTFHDGEPLTAEDVEFTFNIFIDEDYTGPRSGYFSALDEVEALDETTVEFRLSEPDARFISNIGFGILPKHILEDVSAADLEEHEFGRNPIGSGPYQFDSWEDGQYVQLTAFEDYWEGAPNLDRITLSIVGDQNALMAQIEGGDVDLGIIPATDYSTAEGWEEQGLINLQSTLGYSYNYMGYNLRLDMFSDKETRQALTHAIDRQTIIEQVGQGQGDVAHGPVSPLSWAYPDEMPEFEYDPEKARDLLAEAGWEEGADGILERDGERFSFTLKTNSGNQIREDISVVIQSMLNEVGVEVEVEYVEWGAFLDQINPPNFDFDAVILGWALGTDPDPGAIWHSKEIEAGLNNIAYARDDVDELIDQNVSIVDRDERAEALHEIFETIAEDQPYTFLYYPNDLKAIPPNLEGFVHHPRLNFYRPQDWYYSE